acctaactatgaataaattaaataaactacaaaaatataaactaaaatacaattaaataaactaaactaaattacaaacaaaaaaaaacactaaattacaaaaaataaaaaaagattacaagatttttaagctaattacacctattctaagccccctaataaaataataaagccccccaaaataaaaaaaatgtccctaccctattctaaatttaaaaagttcacagctcttttaccttaccagcccttaaaagggccttttgcggggcatgccccaaagaaaacagctcttttgcctgtaaaaaaaaacacaaaaccaccccccaacattacaacccaccacccacatacccctattctaaacccacccaaaccccccttaaaaaaacctaacactacccccctgaagatctccctaccttgttttcacccagccgggcagaactcttcatccgatccgggcgatgtcttcaatcaagcgtcagagaagtcttcttccatccggcgatgtcttcaagcgtcagagaagtcttcttccatccggcgatgtcttcaagcaagcggcagagaagtcttcttccatccggcgatgtcttcaagcaaagcggcatcttcaatcttctttcttcgctcctccgccgcggagcatccatccggcacgacgactgaacgaggaatgaggtacctttaaatgacgtcatccaagatggcgtccgtcgaattccgattggctgataggattctatcaggcaatcggaattaaggtagaaaaatctgattggctgattgaatcagccaatcagattcaagttcaatccgattggctgattgaatcagccaatcagattcaagttcaatccgattggctgattggttcagctaatcggattgaacttgaatctgattggctgattcaatcagccaatcagttttttctaccttaattccgattgactgatagaatcctatcagccaatcgaaatttgacggacgccatcttggatgacgtcatttaaaggtacctcattcctcgttcagtcgtcgtgccggatggatgctccgcagcggaggagcgaagaaagaagattgaagatgccgctttgcttgaagacatcgccggatggaagaagacttctctaccgcttgcttgaagacatcgcccgtatggaagaagatttctctgcgcctgcttgaagacattgccggatggaagaagacttctctgccgcttgattgaagacatcgcccggatcggatgaagagttctgcccggctgggtgaatacaaggtagggagatcttcaggggggtagtgttaggtttatttaaggggggtttgggttagagtaggggtatgtgggtggtgggttgtaatgttggggggtggtattgtggggggtttttcaggcaaaagagctgatttctttggggcatgccccgctaaaggcccttttaagagctggtaaggtgatagagctgttaacttttgtattttagaatagggtaggtaacattttttattttggggggctttattattttattagggggcttagaataggtgtaagtagcttaagtagtgttaggtgtatttgtaacttaggttaggatttattttacaggtaaattggtaattattttaactaggtagctattaaatagttattaactatttaatagctattgtacctagttaaaataaataccaagttacctgtaaaataaatataaaccctaaaatagctacaatgtaattattaattacattgtagctatcttagggtttattttataggtaagtatttagatttaaataggaatattttaattaataatattaatattagatttattttaataagaatttagttagggatgttagagttagatagggttattatacttaatatatatataatataataatgatattaactatattaaccctaatataattagggttaatatatataatataataactatattaaccctaatataattagggttaatatagttaatatagctggcggtgtagggggattaaattagaggttaataattttaaaatagatggcggcggggtaggagctcactttagggggtaggtaaggtagatggcggcggtgtaaggggctcaatttagggggtaggtaaggtagatggcggcggtgtaaggggctcactttagggggtaggtaaggtagatggcacagggtaggggctcacattagggggttatagatttaatatagctggcggcggggtccgggagcggcggtttaggggttaataactttattaggtggcggcggggtccgggagctaatacattttttattgttaggatagtgaggggggatagtgtcaggctatgtttgggaggcgtgttagacagtacgggtgattttataacttagtcaggttttgtaggcgccggcagtttctaaagtgccgtaagtcactggcgactccagaaatttgtacttacgcagatttctggacatcgctggtttgtcagacttacggcactttagcctctgacggcgccgtatataggatagcttgagttgcgagctgaaactacgggcggcgagggttccctcgcttgcgccgcaaactacgatctatatcggatcgcgcccctcatGCCTTATGTGTAGATAAAGTTATAGTATAAGGAACCTAAATTTGTTAACGAGCTTGTACAAATACAGTTTCCCAGTCCCAAATTCGGGACTCCACATAAATGATTTATTACTAGTTGTGAGCAGAAATGATTATTGGTTGGTGTAAAGCAATATCAGCACTGCTATAAATGCAGAGCTTACACAGAGGAATTCGGCTAACAAGATGACCAGCATACCAGCGCACACTGAATGACCAATCTAGCAGCTGACCTTtactataatataaaataatatgacaTTAATGGGACTTTACAGTCTGCACTATTTATTTAGAGCAAGAAATCACTGTTCACTATAAGGTTTGAGCATCCACACCTTAGagcactaacaggccagattttgaggatatctgaactggagcacaggtgaaatattattattagttaacatggctattttacctgctTCTCAGCCAAGGtactcctgaaaatctggcctgttagggaggctgagGACGGGTTTAAGAACCAGTGCCTTAGAGGGAATAGTGATTTCTCACGCTAAATAAGAGGTGATCAGGGAAATTGGGCTAAGTTTTAATAAAGAAtaacataatataagtaaatccaGCTCATTTAAAGTACAAGATTAAACAATAAACACTGTATTCTACAAGAAGTCACAGTAACTAGGAACatatttttatgtccttttaatgaatTAACAGTAACAATTTAATATTTATTCTTTTCAGAAACATGATTCCAGTAACAGAATTCCGTCAGTTTTCCGAGCAGCAGCCGGCGTTCCGTGTCCTGAAGCCTTGGTGGGACGTATTCACAGATTATCTGTCGGTGGCTATGCTTATGATAGGTGTGTTTGGTTGCACATTACAAGTAAGTTGTGACGTGTTAGTATGTTTTGCGCAAGAATCTGTTATGTTAGCAGATAAAGATCTATGTCTGCAGTACCTTTACTCCACTTTTTCAAAAGGCTGCATgtgtctgaacaagggaaacattTGTAAATAAATTGGTCTTTTAATAGGATATTTGTCCTTTAGGTAGCAAAtatttaatgggatatgaaacccaatatgtttcatgattcaactagagcagtgtttctcaaccgcggtcaatcagctgatcagtaaccatggttaccaacctgctctcacccatcagctgattatttcacctgtgcactggttcagctataatgaaaaactgacctgttgggggtacttgaggaccacggttgagaaacacggaactagagcatgtgattttatacacatttccagtttacttttatgatctaatttgttttcttctctggtatgctttattgaaaagcatacctatgtaggctaagaaactcggagctagctgctgataggtggctgaatatatgcctcctgtcatttgcttattaatgtgttcatctagctcccagtagtgtattgcagctccttcaataaaggatatcacacaaatgaagcaaaattgagtttgaatcatgaaaaaaaaaattgggtttcatatccctttaatggtgatggtgtagagcaggggtcagcaaccttgggccccagatgttttggaactacatttcccatgatgctcagacaccataaagagtgtctcagcatcatgggaaatgtagttccaaaacatctgggggcccaaggttgttgGCCCCAGGTGTTGAGGACAGTTATTTGGGGAAACAATGAAAGTGTGCAGGGCCGGCTCCTCCATAAGACAGATCAGGTAGTTGCCGTAGGGTTTCTCTGAAGTGGGGCGCAAAAAAAGCACTGCAACAGGACATATAAACGTATTGTTTATGTGTCCTGATTTCTGACAACACCAATTTTATGTTAGAAAGGTTTCTGCAGACCTTAATGATTGACATGGATTAAAGATTTCCTGATGGAGTtattattagaatatatatatatttattatactgtagCTAAATTGGTCAGTGTCCAACTGTGTAGTGTGTAGAGTACACTGTGTAGTGTGTAGAGTACACTGTGTAGTGTGTAGAGTACACTGTGTAGTGTGTAGAGTACACTGTGTAGTGTGTAGAGTACACTGTGTAGTGTGTAGAGTACACTGTGTAGCGTAGAGTACACTGTGTAGTGTGTAGAGTACACTGTGTAGTGTGTAGAGTACACTGTGTAGTGTATAGAGTACGTAGAGTACACTGTGTAGTGTGTAGAGTACACTGTGTAGTGTGTAGAGTACACTGTGTAGTGTATAGAGTACACTGTGTAGTGTGTAGAGTACACTGTGTAGTGTAGAGTACACTGTGTAGTGTATAGAGTACACTGTGTAGTGTGTAGAGTACACTGTGTAGTGTAGAGTACACTGTGTAGTGTGTAGAGTACACTGTGTAGTGTGTAGAGTACACTGTGTAGTGTAGAGTACACTGTGTAGTGTGTAGAGTACACTGTGTAGTGTAGAGTACACTGTGTAGTGTGTAGAGTACACTGTGTAGTGTGTAGAGTACACTGTGTAGTGTGTAGAGTACACTGTGTAGTGTATAGAGTACACTGTGAAGTGTACTTTTCATCCTTATGTTTACCTGGCCCTGTGCGATTGGTCATTTcgtaaaatacatattattatttgtttgtttaaaaatataaatttatatgcagcccttaaagggacactgtacagtaCTTttattccctttaatgtgtttccagtgatttattttagctgctggagtgtttaaaattgtttgcaaatagaaAATGACATTTGAAAGAGCTGCTTTTGTCTGTTGAAGCCACCAACtattctgaaaatgtcaatactacaGTATTGGCTGTAGAAAAACtttgtaaacaagaggcagcagcatTAATGAAACCCTGCATGGGATTGGGAGAGATAGGTACTAACATTTTTATTTGCTCCCTCTAAATACTGGCTTTTCTATATGATAAAGAGAAATAATATAAGTATGTCGGTTCTTCCTGTAAGCTGAGCCcttttttaataggttgtggtttcaattaacaaaaatctttatttcatattTGAATTTAAACCTAAAGCAGCGTTTTCCACACATTAAATACACCTCAGCTGGTATaagaagtaattggaaacatattaagaagtacagtgtccatttaaagggatatgaaacccacattttttttctttcataattcagatagagcagcaattttaagcaactttctaatttactcctattatcaaattttcttcgttctcttggtatctttatttgaaaagtcagcaatgtaagcttaggagccggcccatttttggttcagaaccctgagtagtgcttgctaattggtggctacatttagtcaccaatcagcgcgcactacccaggtgctgaaccaaaaatgggccggctcctaatctttaattcctgctttttcaaaaaaagatagcaagagaacaaagaaaatgcgataataggagtaaattagaaagttgctgaaaattgctgctctatctgaatcatgaaagaaaaaatgtgggtttcatatccctttaagtcttcaacAATATCGGTCTGGTGCCTCCATTTGAGACTAAGTTGGCcatcagtgtttaaataatcactgCTTTCCTGTTTGCATTACATTTTTTATGAGTTATAAATGTACTATTGCATGCAAGTATCCCCCATACCctactaaatgtattaacattaCTAAGCCCACCAGCAATTATTTATGTTTCTGAAGGATTTGTAGTTTTATAAATATCACAAATCTTTTACAAATGAAATGAATTACAGCAGTGCTATGTTTTGATAAGAGCGAATATTTCCTATAACCATTTGTATAGTATGAAGCACTGCGCACAATACAGTCAAATCTGCAGAGAGCCGTATAATTTCATTATATTTGACCGCTCTAGTATCAgagattatttttttctgatagCAAAACACTATTCTGTTTCTtactttttctgctttttttttctctcaatattGCATATAATTgccacaaatatataaacacattttccTAAATCCTTTCTTTTTTAGGTTATGCAAGACAAAATAATTTGTCTCCCAAAGAGAGTACATCCAACTCAAAACGCATCTTTGTATAACACGTCCAATCCGGCGGCATCTAATTTTCTTCTTCATTCTCCCAAACCATCCGTTGCTTCTGAGACTGTGGAAATGAAAGGGCTAAAGACTGACTTAGACCTTCAGCAATACAGCTTCATAAACCAAATGTGCTATGAACGTGCGCTGCACTGGTATGCCAAATATTTTCCTTATTTAGTTCTCATTCACACACTCATTTTCATGCTTTGTAGCAACTTTTGGTTTAAATTTCCTGGATCGAGTTCAAAGATTGAGCATTTTATTTCTATACTGGGAAAGTGTTTTGAATCTCCATGGACAACGAGGGCACTGTCTGAAGTGTCTGGAGAAGAACCAGAAGAAAAGGATAATAgaaagaataatttaaataaagttataaccAATCCTTCCTCCATCGAGAATCCTCTGGTAAAAACACAGTCTCTGAAATCCATTCCAGAGAAGTTCATTGTGGACAAAACTACAGCAGGAGCCTTGGACAAAAAGGAAGGAGAACAGGCCAAAGCTTTGTTTGAGAAGGTGAAAAAATTCCGACTTCACGTAGAAGAAAGAGATTTGCTTTATTCTATGTATGTGCGTCAAACCATTCTGAAGGTATTCAAGTTTTTGTTCATTATTGGCTATAACAGTGCATTAGTTTCAGAAGTACAGTTTACCGTGGACTGTGACGTTGACATACAAGACATGACCGGATATAAGAATTTTTCATGTAATCATACAATGGCTCACCTCTTCTCTAAGCTTTCTTTTTGCTACCTGTTTTTTGTTGGTGTGTATggatttgtatgtctatatacgttATACTGGCTATTCTATCGCTCCTTAAAAGAGTATTCGTTTGAATATGTTCGTCAAGAAACTGGAATTGACGACATCCCAGATGTCAAAAATGATTTTGCTTTCATGTTCCACATGATAGACCAATATGATCCGTTATACTCAAAAAGGTTTGCCGTTTTCCTCTCTGAAGTCAGCGAAAATAAGCTGAAACAACTGAACTTAAACAACGAGTGGACCGCTGATAAGCTTAAACAAAGGTTACAAACAAATGCCTATAACCGATTGGAGCTACAGTTGTTTATGTTATCGGGCCTTCCAGATACCGTGTTTGAAATAACAGAACTGCAATCTCTAAAGCTGGAAATTATAAATAATGTTATGATACCAGCAACTATCGCCCAACTTGACAATCTTCAAGAGTTGTCCTTGTATCAGTGCTCTGTGAAAATTCACTCTGCGGCCTTGGCATTTCTAAAAGAGAACCTTAAGATTTTAAGAGTTAAATTTGATGATGTTCGAGAGCTTCCCCCGTGGATGTACAGTCTGAGAAACCTGGAGGAGCTGTGTCTGATGGGTACATTAAGCCCAGATATATCAAAAAATATTACACTTGAATCATTTCGTGAGCTAAAAAGCCTTAAAAGCCTTTTTATAAAGAGTAATTTATCCAAAATTCCCCCAGGTGCTGTTGATGTTTCCAGTCATCTGCAAAAATTATGTATCCATAATGATGGAACTAAGCTAGTGATGTTGAATAATCTGAAAAAAATGATCAACTTGACGGAGTTAGAGCTTGTTCACTGTGATTTGGAGCGTATACCTCACGCGATTTTCAGTCTGTCAGCTCTTCAAGAATTAGACCTTAAAGAAAATAATCTCAAGTCCATAGAAGAGATCCTTAGCTTCCAACATTTGCGTAAACTTACTATCTTAAAGTTGTGGCATAACAGTATTACATATATTCCAgaacacataaaaaaactaacaagcTTAGAACGACTTTATTTTAGCCACAATAAGATAGAAGTTCTCCCATCCCATTTATTCCTTTGTAACAAACTGCGTTACCTAGACTTATCTTATAATGACATTCGTTTCATTCCGCCTGAAATCGGAGTGCTCCAAAGTTTACAGTATTTTTCTATATCTTGTAACAAAGTGGAAAGCGTGCCAGATGAACTGTACTTTTGCAAGAAGCTAAAGACTTTAAAACTTGGAAAAAATAACTTATGTTCCCTCTCGCCAAAAATTGGAAATTTGGTGTTCCTAACTCATTTGGATGTCAAGGGAAATCACTTTGAGGTATTGCCGCCTGAACTTGGGGACTGCCGGGCGCTAAAAAAAAGTGGCCTTATTGTAGAAGCAACATTGTTTGAGACACTTCCATCTGATATAAGGGAACAAATGACATCAGAATAATCGCCCATGCAAAAAATTCTTAaacgggacatgaaactccaaatttgtCTTTCAAGATTGAGACAGAGCACGCGATTttaaaaaagttaccaatttaaatctagtatctaatttgctttattctcttggaatcttttgttaaaaaacattCCTTGGTAGGCTCAGCTGCAACAATGCATCACTGtggactagctgctgattggtggctgcctatatatgcctcttgttattggctcacttgatgtgttcagctagctgccagcagtgcattgctgcaccttcaacaaaggatactaagagaacaaagcaaatatgataaaagaagtaaattggaaagttgtttaaaatggtatgttccatctgaatcttgaaagaaaatgttgggttttgtgtccctttaattgagggcATTATTTAGCTGATAATGTAAATACTGACTGCCTTGCCCTGCACTATAGTTCTCAGAGTTAAAAAACTATAAACAATATGACCTAATTTCCATTGCTGTTATAAACTGTtggtctatggagatgttttatgtcATAATCAGTTTGTGTAGTTtagaacagcaatggaaactaagaCCATGTATTTGAAATGaacttatatatttttatcatgtaaaacaaatacaattttaaatactcaGGTACTAAGGCTGCATTTTTAGAGAAGCAATCTCATTTTGATAATACAATATACAgattatttgcttttttatttgttttgtttttttatttctaggACCAACCAAATTAATTTTACACATTATTTTAACGTTATTCacaccaaccttaaagggacataaaacaagttgagatggagacaaaatataataatatgtactttatttactttacctgcaaatttatactgcagtgcctcaccattaaccctttcacaCAATTCATTTAATGGCTGTATTTATATCTACCTTTGCTTTTTgtagaatgcagactttaacactcattatctgctggagcatgcctcgAAGCAAATAagcacaatgcctgtgtttctgtagataaacactgataaggggcggtggatcagactactccagacagcatggctatgtagctaattttgcttatttttttaaatacttgccagcagtttttaaacaattttttttatgcaaactatttttacttaattagcccttttagaattatgcacagatctcaacatgttttatggcacttaaattaaaaattataactctatatttggaAAATGATTATGAAAATATGTTAGTTTTTGAGAATAATTTTATGGATATATCTCACTGAAatcagtttaaagtgatggtagatcatagagtttgtgaaacgctaggatttaccagtgctacaaataatatAGTAGTATAAATAACTTCACGCTGAAAGTTCATTTATTTGCCTTCAGCTGAGCATCTCAGCCTCTCACGGCAGAACGTTATTTTattaatgaggtgacatttccacctcttagccaatagctatgCTGGCCAATTGGCATTATGctagatagctagcacgctattggctaaccacctcattgataaaatagtgttctgctgtgggcggcctgaggcgctcagcacggcatacgctacaggcaaataaaggaactttaagcattAGGTTTTTtacacttcatgactgaaagtcccctttatttatagcactggtaaaccCTTGCGTTTCAAAAATGCAACACTAAGGGATATATTTTCATTCCAGCATTAAGACATACAATTTAACAATATCAAAAAAGGAGACAACGCTCTTATCTTGGTTCATTGGATTCCCAggaatctaaaaaatattttgtcataAATGCCTTGACTGTGGGTGGTACAGTGTTTAGCAAATATAACCTGTAAATATGagttaacataaaaattaaattaaatatgtcTGAGATACAGTTTCATGTTTTGATTTGTATCATGAGCAATTCttataataaagcttgtttggaaaaaaaaaattgcatgtactatctgaatcatgagattttagggccgatttatcatctgtccaacatgatccgctcagcggatcatgtacgacagacatcaataaatgccgacagcatatgctgtcggcatttatcattgcacaagcagttcttgtaaactgcttgtgcaatgtcgccccctgaagatactggccgctagcagggggtgtcaatcatcctaatcgtatctgatcgggatgatctCAGTCCGCCACCTGAAAGGATTTAAAAggccatggaagtcaaaattacatttccatgattcagatagaatatagcaataaaaaaaaatattcaaatttacttttcATACCAAAATGTTATACTTTCctctgctattctttgttgaaactgtcaatgagagcatactgaggtaggcgcaGGAGGGTGCGCATATcatcacatgcacactcctgagcttacatcagtATGCTCTTATTCAAACTTTTCCACAAAACATATCAAGAGCAAGCTGTAAatttgataacttaaagggacactgaaccccaattttttctttcatgattcagatagagcatgacattttaagcaactttctaatttactcctattatcattttttctttattctcttggtatctattattatttgaaatgcaagaatgtaagtttagatgccggcccatttttggtgaacaacctgggttgtccttgctgattgatggataaattcatccaccaataaaaaagtgctgtccagagtactgaactaaaaaaaaagcttagatgccttcttttttaaataaagatagcaaaagaatgaagaaaaaaatgataataggagtaaattagaaagttgcttaaaattgcatgctctatctgaatcatgaaagaaaaaatttgggttcagtgtccctttaaataaaactggaAAGCTTCTTAAAAGTTGAGCCtctatctaaattaaaaagttaaactaAATTAAAGCTTAATTCTGACTTCTGTATCTTTCTAAGAAATTTGACAGCAAAATTGTTTTTCTAGAGCAATATTCTTGTATTCCTTATTATGTCAATGTGACACCTAGATTTGCCACTTTCCTAAATCTGAGAATCTGAAATCCTAAATATTACACAGGATATGAATGCTTCTGTGAGATCTGCCAATGGAAATGCATTAGATGTCTAATATTCTCATATTTATGTAACACTCACATATCAATCAACGTACCAAAATTCACCATAATTCACTGtaattttgttgcttttttttacaaaactgggatactgtttttattttgcaATTGTGAGGCTAAGTAGTTgccttttgttaatattttattgtagatGGTATATTATAATGTTATT
This portion of the Bombina bombina isolate aBomBom1 chromosome 10, aBomBom1.pri, whole genome shotgun sequence genome encodes:
- the LRRC8C gene encoding volume-regulated anion channel subunit LRRC8C, with protein sequence MIPVTEFRQFSEQQPAFRVLKPWWDVFTDYLSVAMLMIGVFGCTLQVMQDKIICLPKRVHPTQNASLYNTSNPAASNFLLHSPKPSVASETVEMKGLKTDLDLQQYSFINQMCYERALHWYAKYFPYLVLIHTLIFMLCSNFWFKFPGSSSKIEHFISILGKCFESPWTTRALSEVSGEEPEEKDNRKNNLNKVITNPSSIENPLVKTQSLKSIPEKFIVDKTTAGALDKKEGEQAKALFEKVKKFRLHVEERDLLYSMYVRQTILKVFKFLFIIGYNSALVSEVQFTVDCDVDIQDMTGYKNFSCNHTMAHLFSKLSFCYLFFVGVYGFVCLYTLYWLFYRSLKEYSFEYVRQETGIDDIPDVKNDFAFMFHMIDQYDPLYSKRFAVFLSEVSENKLKQLNLNNEWTADKLKQRLQTNAYNRLELQLFMLSGLPDTVFEITELQSLKLEIINNVMIPATIAQLDNLQELSLYQCSVKIHSAALAFLKENLKILRVKFDDVRELPPWMYSLRNLEELCLMGTLSPDISKNITLESFRELKSLKSLFIKSNLSKIPPGAVDVSSHLQKLCIHNDGTKLVMLNNLKKMINLTELELVHCDLERIPHAIFSLSALQELDLKENNLKSIEEILSFQHLRKLTILKLWHNSITYIPEHIKKLTSLERLYFSHNKIEVLPSHLFLCNKLRYLDLSYNDIRFIPPEIGVLQSLQYFSISCNKVESVPDELYFCKKLKTLKLGKNNLCSLSPKIGNLVFLTHLDVKGNHFEVLPPELGDCRALKKSGLIVEATLFETLPSDIREQMTSE